In Danaus plexippus chromosome 29 unlocalized genomic scaffold, MEX_DaPlex mxdp_36, whole genome shotgun sequence, a single window of DNA contains:
- the LOC116776923 gene encoding uncharacterized protein LOC116776923 isoform X2 produces the protein MIEKSAKSSALPAGVVIVINLLSMILCIFVFAVSLLSIAAPSTVLYFINSFGSSFMKALLTEDTHLFQLGIAGALLSGFVFCISFMGLYGAITSSKFLLVMYAAIVFLLLLLECSVMYYLSSNLLEKGFQKQDVYFNHAVRANLECCELNVTSTPDVKPPWSCCDQEFYSTNCTIDNIHDLALSVSLAHLATTAPLWRAKKSFSRDSCITRPRS, from the exons ATGATCGAGAAGTCTGCAAAATCATCAGCTCTACCAGCTGGAGTCGTGATAGTCATCAATTTACTGTCCATG ATTCTCTGTATCTTTGTATTCGCCGTGAGTCTCCTGTCGATCGCAGCGCCATCTACAGTGTTGTACTTCATTAATAGCTTCGGAAGCAGTTTCATGAAG GCGCTGCTAACTGAGGACACGCATTTATTTCAACTGGGAATAGCTGGAGCTCTTTTATCTGGGTTCGTTTTTTGCATCTCGTTCATGGGACTATATGGCGCCATCACCAGCTCCAAGTTTCTACTTGTCATG TACGCTGCGATAGTATTCCTGCTGCTGCTTCTGGAATGTTCCGTGATGTACTACCTGTCCTCCAACTTACTAGAG AAAGGTTTCCAAAAACAGGACGTGTATTTCAATCACGCAGTACGTGCGAACCTAGAGTGCTGCGAACTAAATGTGAC gTCCACACCGGATGTTAAACCTCCTTGGTCGTGTTGCGATCAAGAATTTTACTCAACCAACTGCACCATAGACAACATTCACGATCTG GCGCTGTCTGTCTCGCTCGCACACCTAGCGACTACAGCGCCGCTCTGGCG CGCCAAGAAGTCGTTCAGTCGGGACTCGTGTATCACCAGGCCTCGGTCCTAA
- the LOC116776924 gene encoding transferrin-like → MGWKKILLAVTLIAGVTAQNEFRVCVPPSFASQCQGLQSLGSPIICDTVESRLDCIMRLNRGDSDFGVFSEEEMVLMGHNQPNDNRVVASIKDILSNGSYAFEAVAVVPASHTGGLEGLRGMKYCHPGLDETEARWSPRVLKTLERAAARTDRCPDMDTNGKTAEEIEVQTLNSFFGAACRPGPWSANSSVDADLKSRFPNLCSLCGSNGDCSKYSIDMGPNIANVDNNNRHIQALECMRSNENNTFAYVAWQHVRTYFNVRNPRIRGSYALLCEDGSLRPLTVEATNSNISPCSFVRQPWSAVVATTTRASDVSAALKTWWPTGTNPGGVSWQSSLYNNLIGGALSIISFEDSLPGPGNYSQSRNFTAIDASSSCIPARRWCTISNEEHNKCSWVRASAYTLGIEPTISCQMRNNIFECLSDIKDNAADFIATPSNYGYLSRQHYKLSAVKLVQNLRGNPNSFSRVAAFVKESATQGNITRFENLRGKKACFPEFGGISYVAFLRTAHERSIISSSDCDYARAVGEFFDGACAPGALAASHEIVQSSYNATNLCSLCKPAVNVNDSNFTCAFDYTNMYYGNNGSINCLADPTTDVAFVELDGIQAHLDAAKLQASDLRALCRDNTLAPSAGVQVPDSCLLASVVDSEVLARRNDPLANSLNVLLDNLDSYFGYNAANAKQLINLEIYSPFDKVSDLLFRNTAIGLTEPSDNAINAEARNYNELFRHLESCTGSTPPLPGLATKNFFSLVTLLGTALITRFVLY, encoded by the exons ATGGGTTGGAAGAAAATTCTCTTAGCGGTCACGCTGATAGCCGGCGTCACGGCACAGAACGAGT TTCGCGTATGCGTGCCGCCATCGTTCGCCTCTCAATGTCAGGGCCTTCAGAGTCTCGGCAGTCCGATTATTTGTGATACAGTGGAATccag GCTCGACTGTATCATGAGACTGAACAGGGGTGATTCAGATTTCGGAGTGTTCTCTGAAGAAGAAATGGTATTGATGGGCCACAACCAGCCCAACGACAACCGGGTCGTGGCTTCCATCAAGGATATCCTTAGCAACG GCTCCTACGCGTTCGAAGCGGTCGCTGTAGTCCCAGCGAGTCACACTGGAGGTCTAGAGGGTCTCCGAGGTATGAAGTACTGTCACCCTGGTCTGGATGAAACTGAGGCGCGCTGGTCTCCACGAGTGCTTAAGACTTTAGAACGAGCT GCAGCCAGAACCGACCGCTGCCCGGATATGGATACCAACGGAAAAACAGCTGAGGAAATTGAAGTCCAAACTCTGAACTCTTTCTTCGGCGCTGCTTGTAGACCTGGACCTTGGAGCGCTAACTCCTCGGTTGATGCTGACCTCA AATCCCGTTTCCCTAACCTGTGCTCTCTGTGCGGTTCCAACGGAGACTGCTCCAAATACTCCATCGACATGGGCCCGAACATCGCCAACGTTGACAACAACAACAGACACATCCAGGCCTTGGAGTGCATGAGGTCCAATGAGAACAACACTTTCGCTTACGTCGCCTGGCAACACGTCCGCACTTACTTTAAC GTACGAAATCCAAGGATTCGCGGCTCGTACGCTCTGCTTTGCGAGGACGGCTCCCTCCGTCCTTTGACGGTTGAGGCCACTAACTCCAATATCTCCCCATGTTCGTTCGTCAGACAGCCCTGGAGCGCTGTCGTGGCTACCAC TACCAGAGCAAGCGACGTGAGTGCTGCTCTCAAGACCTGGTGGCCAACAGGAACCAACCCTGGAGGAGTTTCTTGGCAGTCGTCACTGTACAATAACTTGATCGGAGGCGCCCTGAGCATAATTTCTTTTGAAGACAGTCTCCCTGGACCAGGAAACTACAGCCAAA GTCGTAATTTCACCGCCATCGACGCCTCCTCATCCTGCATACCAGCTCGTCGCTGGTGCACAATTTCTAACGAGGAACACAATAAGTGCTCCTGGGTCCGTGCCTCTGCCTACACCCTGGGCATAGAACCCACTATCTCCTGCCAGATGAGGAACAACATTTTTGAATGTCTCTCCGATATTAAGGACAACGCTGCAGACTTCATCGCCACTCCCTCCAACTATGGTTATCTGTCAAGGCA GCACTACAAGTTGTCGGCTGTGAAACTTGTACAGAACCTTCGCGGGAATCCCAACTCCTTTTCCCGAGTCGCTGCCTTCGTCAAAGAGTCCGCTACCCAAGGAAACATCACGAGGTTTGAGAATCTTCGAGGCAAGAAGGCTTGCTTCCCGGAGTTCGGTGGAATAT CGTACGTGGCGTTTCTGCGTACGGCGCACGAGCGTTCCATCATCAGCAGCTCGGATTGCGACTACGCAAGAGCGGTTGGAGAATTCTTTGACGGGGCCTGCGCGCCTGGAGCCCTGGCTGCTTCGCATGAAATAGTTCAAAGC TCATACAACGCGACGAATTTATGCTCACTCTGCAAGCCGGCTGTCAATGTTAACGATTCAAATT TCACCTGCGCGTTCGACTACACCAACATGTACTACGGCAACAACGGCTCCATCAACTGCCTCGCCGATCCTACCACCGATGTGGCTTTCGTCGAACTGGACGGTATTCAAG CTCATCTGGACGCTGCCAAACTTCAAGCATCTGATCTGAGAGCGCTGTGCAGGGATAACACCCTCGCACCCAGCGCAGGAGTTCAGGTTCCCGACAGCTGTCTACTTGCGAGCGTTGTTGATTCAGAGGTTCTTGCAAGAAG AAACGATCCTCTCGCGAACAGCCTCAACGTTCTGCTGGACAACTTGGACTCCTACTTCGGCTACAACGCCGCTAACGCCAAGCAGCTCATCAACCTAGAAATTTACTCGCCATTCGACAAAGTCAGTGACCTTTTATTCAGAAATACAGCCATCGGTCTCACGGAGCCGTCAGACAACGCAATAAACGCTGAAGCGAGGAACTACAACGAGCTCTTCCGTCACCTGGAGTCCTGCACCGGTTCCACGCCTCCCCTCCCAGGTCTGGCGACCAAAAACTTCTTCTCGCTTGTAACCTTGTTAGGCACAGCACTTATAACCCGTTTCGTCCTGTACTAA
- the LOC116776923 gene encoding uncharacterized protein LOC116776923 isoform X3, whose product MIEKSAKSSALPAGVVIVINLLSMILCIFVFAVSLLSIAAPSTVLYFINSFGSSFMKALLTEDTHLFQLGIAGALLSGFVFCISFMGLYGAITSSKFLLVMYAAIVFLLLLLECSVMYYLSSNLLEKGFQKQDVYFNHAVRANLECCELNVTSTPDVKPPWSCCDQEFYSTNCTIDNIHDLRQEVVQSGLVYHQASVLMKMC is encoded by the exons ATGATCGAGAAGTCTGCAAAATCATCAGCTCTACCAGCTGGAGTCGTGATAGTCATCAATTTACTGTCCATG ATTCTCTGTATCTTTGTATTCGCCGTGAGTCTCCTGTCGATCGCAGCGCCATCTACAGTGTTGTACTTCATTAATAGCTTCGGAAGCAGTTTCATGAAG GCGCTGCTAACTGAGGACACGCATTTATTTCAACTGGGAATAGCTGGAGCTCTTTTATCTGGGTTCGTTTTTTGCATCTCGTTCATGGGACTATATGGCGCCATCACCAGCTCCAAGTTTCTACTTGTCATG TACGCTGCGATAGTATTCCTGCTGCTGCTTCTGGAATGTTCCGTGATGTACTACCTGTCCTCCAACTTACTAGAG AAAGGTTTCCAAAAACAGGACGTGTATTTCAATCACGCAGTACGTGCGAACCTAGAGTGCTGCGAACTAAATGTGAC gTCCACACCGGATGTTAAACCTCCTTGGTCGTGTTGCGATCAAGAATTTTACTCAACCAACTGCACCATAGACAACATTCACGATCTG CGCCAAGAAGTCGTTCAGTCGGGACTCGTGTATCACCAGGCCTCGGTCCTAATGAAGATGTGTTGA
- the LOC116776923 gene encoding uncharacterized protein LOC116776923 isoform X1, protein MIEKSAKSSALPAGVVIVINLLSMILCIFVFAVSLLSIAAPSTVLYFINSFGSSFMKALLTEDTHLFQLGIAGALLSGFVFCISFMGLYGAITSSKFLLVMYAAIVFLLLLLECSVMYYLSSNLLEKGFQKQDVYFNHAVRANLECCELNVTSTPDVKPPWSCCDQEFYSTNCTIDNIHDLDCHIAIKAWLDRFQIPLYVTLVVLHVILLSCSLLRRCLSRSHT, encoded by the exons ATGATCGAGAAGTCTGCAAAATCATCAGCTCTACCAGCTGGAGTCGTGATAGTCATCAATTTACTGTCCATG ATTCTCTGTATCTTTGTATTCGCCGTGAGTCTCCTGTCGATCGCAGCGCCATCTACAGTGTTGTACTTCATTAATAGCTTCGGAAGCAGTTTCATGAAG GCGCTGCTAACTGAGGACACGCATTTATTTCAACTGGGAATAGCTGGAGCTCTTTTATCTGGGTTCGTTTTTTGCATCTCGTTCATGGGACTATATGGCGCCATCACCAGCTCCAAGTTTCTACTTGTCATG TACGCTGCGATAGTATTCCTGCTGCTGCTTCTGGAATGTTCCGTGATGTACTACCTGTCCTCCAACTTACTAGAG AAAGGTTTCCAAAAACAGGACGTGTATTTCAATCACGCAGTACGTGCGAACCTAGAGTGCTGCGAACTAAATGTGAC gTCCACACCGGATGTTAAACCTCCTTGGTCGTGTTGCGATCAAGAATTTTACTCAACCAACTGCACCATAGACAACATTCACGATCTG gACTGCCACATCGCCATTAAGGCGTGGCTCGACCGGTTCCAGATACCGTTATACGTTACCCTCGTTGTTTTGCATGTTATCTTGCTGTCCTGCTCACTCCTAAGGCGCTGTCTGTCTCGCTCGCACACCTAG